ATGAACCGAAGCAAATCAAGATCGACACAAACTAGTCaagacaaaatattaattacgaacaaaaacaaatcaagaTCAACACAAACCAATCAAGACAGAGTATCAATTACGAACAGAAGCAAATCAAGATTAACACAAACCAATCAAGACAGAATATCAGTTACAAACAGAAGCAAATCAAGATAGACACAAACCAATCAAGACAGAAAGAATATCAATTACGAACAAAAGCAAATCCAGATCGACACAGGCAAATAATTTATGACTAAAGAAATACCgtccaaaatttataaaacaaaacagacGTAAACCTAACATTAATTTATGGGTCTAAatctagaaaagaaaacataggGAACACAAAAATAGTAGATCCCACAAACAATTATTAGGACTTATAAAAACCATAGTGTTTTAGTTTCATGACGTATTCACTTAGCTCACAACACCACTTCAAAAAGGCCTATAAATCCCACACAAACACACCAATCCatagaacaacaacaaaaaaagtgCACAAAATGGGAAGccttgaagaaaaagagaccCCAAAAGTTCATGTAGTAGTGGTTTCATGTCATGCTCAAGGCCACATTAATCCACTCCTCCAATTCGCCAAGCACCTCGCCCACGTTGGTCTCCAAGTCACCCTCCCCGTcatttcctcctcctccgacCACCACTACCGCCACCTCCCCCGCTCCCTCACCGTCGACCACGTCCCTCTCCTACCATACCAAGGAGcggagacagagacagagacagagacagagaccGTCCTGGCCTTGTGGGAGCGACGGAAGGCCTCAATGGGTGTGTATCTAAAGGAGCTCATGAGGTGCCATGAAGATGGTAGCAAACGCATAAGTTGTGTGGTGTATGACTCGGTTATTTCTTGGGTTCTTGACATTGTGAAGGGGTTTGGAGTGATGGGAGCAGCGTTTTTCACTCAATCTTGTGCTGTCAATTCCATTTATTATAGTGTTTATAAGCATTGGGTGAGTGTTCCATTGGACAAAGGGTGGATTTGTGTTGATGGGTTTCCATTGTTTGAGGCGTTGGATCTGCCGTCGTTCGTGGCGGATCAAGGGAAGTATCCGGGGTTTCTTCAGCACTTGGCTGATGAACAATTTCAACGTTTGAATGAGGCTGATTGGATCTTTGCCAACACTTTTGATGCCTTGGAACCACAGGTATGATCATCATAATTATAACCCATCTTtaatttctcatcattttcttcgtatcaattttaaaaatagttttcgTTTTCGGAATTTCCCAGAAATAATTGCAATAATTGAGCGTTAGAACAGATTCATGTTTGGTTCGGGAAGGAAGGGATGGATGGTCGAAGTTTTGGAATGAATTGAAAGACAATCAGAGTCcggaaataaacaaataaaaaaacaactcTCCCCTGTTCCTCTCCACTGATCTCTTATCCCTTTTCCGTcaaatgaattattaaatCTCGAGTCTGTGTatgaaacagaaaacaaaaatgttagATTTGAGAAGACGAGGAGTAGACCTAAGCAAAGAGAGATCTGAGAAGACGAAGGGTACGGTTCGGATTTTTGagagtttcattaataccctaaatttttttaaagaaacttcaaaaatattttaagttcttttaaaaaaaatttaaaagtaatgtaagaacaaaacaattggacaaaatataaaatttattggtatttttattaatttagctcgACATATCAGGAAGTGAAATGGATGGAAAGCCATTTTCCATTCAAGAATATCGGACCAATGCTTCCTTCAATGTACTTAGACGGAAGGATCCCAAACGACAAAGATTACGGGGTGAGCCTATTCGAATCAAACACAAGTTCTTCCATGAAATGGCTTGATTCAAAACCGGAAAACTCGGTCGTATACGTATCATTCGGTAGCGCAGCCGAATTGGGTAAGCCTCAAATGGAGGAGTTAGCGGAAGGGTTGAAGCTAAGCACGAAATCCTTCTTATGGGTCGTGAGAGAATCCGAACTTCATAAACTTCCACACAAATTCATCGACGAAACAGCTGAAAAAGGGCTTGTAGTAAAATGGTGCCCTCAGCTACAAGTTTTGAGCCACAAATCAGTGGGATGCTTCGTTACGCACTGCGGTTGGAACTCGACGCTCGAAGCGTTGAGCTTGGGGGTGGGGTTGGTGGCGATGGCTCAATGGTCGGACCAACCGACGAACGCGAAGTACGTGGAGGATGTTTGGAAGGTGGGGAAGAGGGTGAGAATGGAGGAAGATGGAGTGTGCAAAAGAGAGATGATTGAGGTTTGTATTAATGAAGTTATGGAGGGAGAAGATGGTGAAGAAATTAAGAGGAATTTGAGGAAGTGGAGGGAGGTGGCCAAAGCCGCCATGGATGAAGGTGGAAGCTCTGACATGAACTTCAAGGATTTTGTGAACCAGCTTTTGGGAAGAACATAGATTTGATTGGTTGGATGAGTGTcatgatgattatgatgatgatgatctaattatttgatgattcctttgttgtctttttttttgttttttttttttgttttttgttttgtttttttgatgATGAATGCAATAAGTTGTGTTGAAATTCTTAAACGAGTAATGGAGGAATCTCGATTTATACTCTTCGAGTTAAGTAGTTGGATGAATTGAAGTATTGGTGTATacgggttaggttgggttggagaAATGTTTTGGACTgacccaaaattttggattggttgggttggtgacccgaGCAAATCCGAATAGGGTTCATGACACAGCCtaattatatgtttttgagttgggttgaattgagttgtcatcttcttcattttcgtaataattttaaaagtatggtTGGATTGTAATCTTATTTTCAACTAGTGATATGCTCTACTAACTGAGTTGTACCGGCTATTTCCAACcgattatttttgtttattttcatagAAGATTTGAATCGGTAACACGAAGATTTTGAGTCTTctgctctaccaactgagctatacTGGTCATTTCCGACAcgttatctttatttattttcatagcaAACCGGTGAGACAAAAATTTTGAGTCCTCTACTCTACCAACTGAGTGATACCGACTATTTCCTACACATTATCCTTATTTTCAATAGCAGATTTGAACCAGTAAGACGAAGATTTTGAGTCCTCGAACCGAcctgaattttcaaataaatgttAGCAtgcaaaaaaatgtcaaattttctctatcatAGTTGACAATACCTTGCCCATATAGGAGCAGCTTTGGCTGAATATTGTACAGAAAACAACACACTTTAATCATTTATGATGATCCCTCCAAACAAGCACAAGCTTATCGACAAATGTCTCTTCTTTTACGAAGACCGCCCGGCCGCGAAGCTTATCCGGGAgatgttttttatttgcatTCACGCCTTTTGGAAAGAGCCGCTAAATCAAGTTCTGCTTTAGGTGAAGGAAGTATGACTGCTTTACCAATAGTTGAGACCCAATCGGGAGATGTTTCAGCTTATATTCCTACTAATGTAATTTCCATTACCGATGGACAAATATTCTTATCTGCGGATCTATTCAATGCTGGAATCAGACAATGTGGGTATTTCCGTCTCCAGGATCTGCAGCTCAAATTAAAGCCATGAAACAAATAACAGTCAAATCAAAATTGGAATTGGCTCAATTTGTCGAATTAGGTTTCGTAGCTATGAA
This sequence is a window from Cucurbita pepo subsp. pepo cultivar mu-cu-16 chromosome LG04, ASM280686v2, whole genome shotgun sequence. Protein-coding genes within it:
- the LOC111792178 gene encoding UDP-glycosyltransferase 74E2-like — translated: MGSLEEKETPKVHVVVVSCHAQGHINPLLQFAKHLAHVGLQVTLPVISSSSDHHYRHLPRSLTVDHVPLLPYQGAETETETETETVLALWERRKASMGVYLKELMRCHEDGSKRISCVVYDSVISWVLDIVKGFGVMGAAFFTQSCAVNSIYYSVYKHWVSVPLDKGWICVDGFPLFEALDLPSFVADQGKYPGFLQHLADEQFQRLNEADWIFANTFDALEPQEVKWMESHFPFKNIGPMLPSMYLDGRIPNDKDYGVSLFESNTSSSMKWLDSKPENSVVYVSFGSAAELGKPQMEELAEGLKLSTKSFLWVVRESELHKLPHKFIDETAEKGLVVKWCPQLQVLSHKSVGCFVTHCGWNSTLEALSLGVGLVAMAQWSDQPTNAKYVEDVWKVGKRVRMEEDGVCKREMIEVCINEVMEGEDGEEIKRNLRKWREVAKAAMDEGGSSDMNFKDFVNQLLGRT